The following DNA comes from Sporomusaceae bacterium.
GGTCCTTCAACCAGGGGACATGGGAGGGCATCGTCAGGGCGGGGAAGGAATTCGGCTTTACGCCCAAGTATCTGCGCCCGGCGGGGACGACGGAAGCGGATTACGACAAGGAGATCGCCAATCTCCATGACGCGGGGTACCGCCTGATCGTCACCCCGGGGTTCAAGTTCGAGAGCTCTATTTATCGAGCGCAGGAAAAGTATCCGGATACGAAATTCGTGCTGCTCGACGGCGTGCCGGCGCCGGGGAACGATTATGGCAAGGCGAAGATCGGCCCCAACACGGTGGCGATCAATTTCGCCGAGCACGAGTCGGGGTTCCTGGCGGGTATCGCCGCCGCCATGCAGGTGAAGAACGGCGAACTGGGTTTTATCGGCGGGATGGAGATTCCGGGCGTACAGAGGTTCAACTGGGGCTTTCAGCAGGGGATAAAGTACGCCAACGCCAACTTCGGCACCGATATCAAGGTTAAGGCCGAGAACTTCATTTATCAGGGGACTTTCAACGATATCGCGGCCGGCCAGCAGCTGGCGGCGCAGATGTACGACCGCGGCGTCAAGGTTATTTTCGCCGCCGCCGGTATCGTGGGCGTCGGCGTGATCAACGAAGCGGTCGCCAGGGCCAAAACCGGCCGCGCGGTCTGGGTGATCGGCGTG
Coding sequences within:
- a CDS encoding BMP family ABC transporter substrate-binding protein — translated: MGRKGLALFLLIFGLAIAAAGCSGAKEAKAPATESLKAGMITDAGTIDDRSFNQGTWEGIVRAGKEFGFTPKYLRPAGTTEADYDKEIANLHDAGYRLIVTPGFKFESSIYRAQEKYPDTKFVLLDGVPAPGNDYGKAKIGPNTVAINFAEHESGFLAGIAAAMQVKNGELGFIGGMEIPGVQRFNWGFQQGIKYANANFGTDIKVKAENFIYQGTFNDIAAGQQLAAQMYDRGVKVIFAAAGIVGVGVINEAVARAKTGRAVWVIGVDVDQYAQGYYDQGKTKSVILTSAMKCVNQASYDMAKSVVNGTFPGGKAIEFNVKNDGVGLPDQNPNLSAAAAAKVNEVLAAMKAGKIAVADKGAGLLR